In Populus nigra chromosome 1, ddPopNigr1.1, whole genome shotgun sequence, one genomic interval encodes:
- the LOC133700348 gene encoding osmotin-like protein OSM34, translating to MSHLTKFLTSSLLFSLLFISTNAATFEIRNSCPYTVWAAASPGGGRRLERGQTWNLNVPAGTSMARIWGRTNCNFDGGGQGRCQTGDCTGGLQCKGWGVPPNTLAEYALNQFGNLDFYDISLVDGFNIPIEFSPTSGGGSGKCQALLCTADINGQCPNELRAPGGCNNPCSVFKTNEYCCTNGQGSCGPTKFSRFFKDRCPTSYSYPQDDPSSTFTCPGGTNYRVIFCPRGSPHFPLEMVEEKRAE from the coding sequence ATGAGCCACTTAACCAAATTTCTCACCTCCTCCCTCCTCTTTAGCCTTCTCTTCATCTCTACTAATGCAGCCACCTTCGAAATCCGAAATAGTTGTCCTTACACTGTGTGGGCCGCAGCCTCACCTGGTGGTGGACGCCGTCTAGAACGTGGCCAAACTTGGAATCTTAATGTGCCTGCTGGCACCTCCATGGCTCGTATTTGGGGCAGGACAAATTGTAACTTTGATGGTGGTGGTCAGGGTCGTTGCCAAACTGGGGATTGTACTGGTGGCCTACAGTGCAAAGGCTGGGGTGTCCCTCCCAACACTCTAGCAGAATATGCATTAAATCAGTTTGGTAACTtggatttttatgatatatCGCTTGTTGATGGATTTAATATCCCTATAGAATTTAGTCCAACATCAGGCGGTGGCTCAGGGAAGTGTCAAGCGCTTCTTTGCACAGCAGATATTAATGGGCAATGTCCTAATGAATTGAGGGCTCCTGGTGGTTGTAATAACCCATGTTCCGTGTTCAAAACTAACGAATATTGCTGCACTAATGGGCAGGGGAGCTGTGGCCCTACCAAATTTTCAAGGTTTTTTAAGGATAGGTGCCCTACTTCTTATAGCTATCCCCAGGATGACCCTTCAAGCACATTTACATGCCCTGGCGGGACCAACTATAGGGTTATCTTTTGCCCTCGGGGGTCTCCTCATTTCCCCTTGGAGATGGTTGAAGAAAAGCGTGCAGAGTAA
- the LOC133680954 gene encoding uncharacterized protein LOC133680954, with product MALQEQLDRFKKQQEKCQSTLTSIAKSRPSKSSLTQKTVAVAPAPSTSARTPAPAVKFSNDTERLQHINSIRKAPAGAQIKRVIDLLLETRQAFTPEQINDHCYVDMNSNKAVFDSLRNNPKVHYDGKRFSYKSKHDLKDKSQLLVLIRKFPEGIAVIDLKDAYPSVMDDLQALKAVGQIWLLSNFDSQEDIAYPNDPRMVIKVDDDLKQLFRGIELPRDMLDIEKDLQKNGMKPATNTAKRRAAAQVQGISTKQKAKKKKHEISKRTKLTNAHLPELFKNLGS from the exons aTGGCGCTGCAAGAACAATTAGATCGATTCAAGAAACAGCAAGAGAAGTGTCAGTCTACGCTTACAAGTATTGCGAAATCAAGGCCTTCTAAATCCAGTCTGACTCAAAAAACGGTTGCCGTAGCTCCAGCGCCATCTACCAGTGCGAGGACTCCTGCTCCTGCTGTCAAATTTTCTAATGATACGGAGAGGCTTCAGCATATTAATAGCATTCGAAAAGCCCCTGCCGGGGCTCAAATCAAGCGTGTCATAGACCTGCTTCTAGAG ACAAGGCAAGCCTTTACTCCAGAACAAATAAATGACCACTGTTACGTTGATATGAATTCCAACAAAGCCGTGTTTGACAGTTTGAGGAACAATCCGAAAGTGCACTACGATGGGAAACGCTTCTCTTACAAG TCCAAGCATGATTTGAAGGACAAGAGTCAACTCCTTGTCTTGATACGGAAATTTCCAGAGGGCATTGCTGTCATTGACCTCAAGGATGCATACCCAAGTGTGATGGATGACTTGCAG GCTTTGAAAGCTGTAGGCCAGATTTGGCTGCTATCGAACTTCGATTCGCAGGAGGATATTGCCTACCCAAATGACCCTAGGATGGTCATTAAGGTGGATGATGACCTTAAACAGCTTTTTCGAGGGATTGAGTTGCCTCGCGATATGCTTGACATTGAGAAGGATCTCCAGAAGAATGGGATGAAACCTGCGACCAATACTGCAAAGAGGAGGGCTGCAGCTCAGGTTCAGGGCATTTCCACTAAGCAAAAGgccaagaagaagaagcatgagATCAGCAAGAGAACTAAGCTCACCAATGCACATCTTCCAGAACTTTTTAAAAACCTTGGTTCTTGA
- the LOC133703122 gene encoding thaumatin-like protein, whose protein sequence is MSSLKTLSIFSFLFAALHFPSVHAATFDITNKCPYTVWAAAVPGGGRQLNNGETWTISADPGTTQARIWARTNCQFDGAGRGNCQTGDCNGLLACQGYGSPPNTLAEYAIGQFANQDFIDISNIDGFNVPMEFSSASAGCTRVIKCTADIVGQCPNELKVPGGCNGPCPVFKTDEYCCNSGTCGPTPFSMYFKERCPDAYSYPKDDPTSLFTCPTGTNYKVIFCP, encoded by the coding sequence ATGAGCTCCCTTAAAACCCTCTCaatcttttccttcctttttgcTGCCCTTCATTTCCCCTCTGTCCATGCAGCCACATTTGATATAACAAACAAATGTCCCTACACGGTTTGGGCTGCAGCTGTGCCTGGGGGTGGCAGGCAACTTAACAATGGTGAGACATGGACCATTAGTGCTGACCCTGGCACCACACAAGCACGCATTTGGGCTCGAACCAATTGCCAATTTGATGGTGCTGGAAGGGGCAACTGCCAGACTGGTGACTGCAATGGACTCCTAGCATGCCAAGGCTATGGTTCACCCCCTAACACCCTAGCCGAATACGCAATTGGCCAATTTGCAAACCAAGATTTCATTGATATCTCTAACATTGATGGATTTAATGTTCCTATGGAATTCAGCTCGGCCTCTGCAGGGTGTACCCGCGTGATCAAATGCACAGCAGATATAGTTGGACAGTGCCCTAATGAATTGAAGGTCCCTGGAGGGTGCAATGGACCATGTCCTGTGTTCAAAACTGACGAGTATTGTTGCAATTCAGGCACCTGTGGTCCTACTCCTTTCTCAATGTATTTCAAGGAGAGGTGCCCAGATGCTTATAGTTATCCTAAGGATGATCCTACAAGTTTGTTTACCTGCCCCACTGGGACCAACTATAAGGTTATCTTCTGCCCATGA
- the LOC133702315 gene encoding thaumatin-like protein, with protein MSSLKTLSIFSFLFAALHFPSVHAATFDITNKCPYTVWAAAVPGGGRQLNNGETWTISADPGTTQARIWARTNCQFDGAGRGNCQTGDCNGLLACQGYGSPPNTLAEYAIGQFANQDFIDISNIDGFNVPMEFSSASAGCTRVIKCTADIVGQCPNELKVLGGCNGPCPVFKTDEYCCNSGTCGPTPFSMYFKERCPDAYSYPKDDPTSLFTCPTGTNYKVIFCP; from the coding sequence ATGAGCTCCCTTAAAACCCTCTCaatcttttccttcctttttgcTGCCCTTCATTTCCCCTCTGTCCATGCAGCCACATTTGATATAACAAACAAATGTCCCTACACGGTTTGGGCTGCAGCTGTGCCTGGGGGTGGCAGGCAACTTAACAATGGTGAGACATGGACCATTAGTGCTGACCCTGGCACCACACAAGCACGCATTTGGGCTCGAACCAATTGCCAATTTGATGGTGCTGGAAGGGGCAACTGCCAGACTGGTGACTGCAATGGACTCCTAGCATGCCAAGGCTATGGTTCACCCCCTAACACCCTAGCCGAATACGCAATTGGCCAATTTGCAAACCAAGATTTCATTGATATCTCTAACATTGATGGATTTAATGTTCCTATGGAATTCAGCTCGGCCTCTGCAGGTTGTACCCGCGTGATCAAATGCACAGCAGATATCGTTGGACAGTGCCCTAATGAATTGAAGGTCCTTGGAGGGTGCAATGGACCATGTCCTGTGTTCAAAACTGACGAGTATTGTTGCAATTCAGGCACCTGTGGTCCTACTCCTTTCTCAATGTATTTCAAGGAGAGGTGCCCAGATGCTTATAGTTATCCTAAGGATGATCCTACAAGTTTGTTTACCTGCCCCACTGGGACCAACTATAAGGTTATCTTCTGCCCATGA